In Bosea vestrisii, the following are encoded in one genomic region:
- the fdh3B gene encoding formate dehydrogenase FDH3 subunit beta — translation MARMKFLCDADRCIECNACVTACKNENDVPWGINRRRVVTINDGKPGERSVSMACMHCTDAPCAAVCPVDCFYTTADAVVLHNKDLCIGCGYCFYACPFGAPQYPKVSNFGSRGKMDKCTYCSGGPEVDLSPAEFQKYGSNRLAEGKLPLCAEMCSTKSLLAGDGEVIAQIYKERVVKRGYGSGAWGWQTAYRETITI, via the coding sequence ATGGCCCGGATGAAATTCCTCTGCGACGCCGACCGCTGCATCGAGTGCAACGCCTGCGTCACCGCCTGCAAGAACGAGAACGACGTGCCCTGGGGCATCAACCGCCGGCGTGTCGTCACCATCAATGACGGCAAGCCCGGCGAACGCTCGGTCTCGATGGCGTGCATGCACTGCACCGACGCGCCCTGCGCCGCGGTCTGCCCCGTCGACTGCTTCTACACCACGGCGGATGCCGTGGTGCTGCACAACAAGGACCTCTGCATCGGCTGCGGCTACTGCTTCTACGCCTGCCCGTTCGGCGCGCCGCAATATCCGAAGGTCAGCAACTTCGGCTCGCGCGGCAAAATGGACAAGTGCACCTATTGCTCGGGCGGCCCGGAGGTCGACCTCTCGCCGGCCGAGTTCCAGAAATATGGCTCGAACCGCCTCGCCGAGGGCAAGCTGCCGCTCTGCGCCGAGATGTGCTCGACCAAGTCGCTGCTCGCCGGCGACGGCGAGGTGATCGCACAGATCTACAAGGAGCGTGTGGTCAAGCGCGGCTACGGCTCGGGTGCCTGGGGCTGGCAGACGGCCTACCGGGAAACCATCACGATCTGA
- a CDS encoding formate dehydrogenase subunit alpha yields MLIKRKSADVQRGRLQSALGGLASGVMDRRSFLRRSGLVAGGVAAAGALQIGAVRKAEAADFGPATGTKIVKNICTHCSVGCTVRAEVNNGVWVGQEPAWESPINRGSHCAKGASVRELVHGDRRIKYPMKLVDGQWQRLSWDQAVNEIGDKMMEIRAKSGADSVYLLGSAKFSNEGSYLFRKFAAFWGTNNVDHQARICHSTTVAGVANVWGYGAMTNSYNDIRNSKTVLFMGSNAAEAHPVSMQHILTGKEQQRANVIVFDPRLTRTAAHATDYVRFRSGTDIAVIWGLMWHIFKNGWEDKAFIAARVHGMDDVRKEVEKYDPKTVEDITGVPGEQMKRVAETFATVKPATFVWCMGVTQHSVGTANVRAICTLLLATGNVGARGTGANIFRGHCNVQGATDFGLDISNLPCYYGLVEGAWRHWARVWGVDYDYFVSRFDEVPAKGGRAARNRKQNMETSGHTSTRWFDAANLPAEQVDQKDNLKAMFVMGHGGNTIPRMPDAVKGLEKLELLVVCDPHPTNFVSLGGRKNGTYILPVCTQFETSGSRTCSNRSVQWGEKVVEPIFESASDYAVIYKLSQKLGFATEMFRPYEMVQGKIGLEPTAESILREINRGGWSTGYTGQSPERLKLHMANQDKFDIVTLRGAKGSPVENDFYGLPWPCWGTPEYKHPGTHILYNTSLAAKDGGGTFRPRFGLTRERTLPDGSKVEDTLLAEGGSYSLNSDIKDGYPEFTMGVLKKLGWDKDLTPAELATISWIGGNTIDNVSWSTDLSGGIQRVAMEHGCVPYGNGKARANAWNLPDPVPVHREPIYSPRVDLVAKWPARPDERTLRIPNLHTSVQKAAVEKGIAKSFPIVLTSGRLVEYEGGGEETRSNKWLAELQQDMFVEINPADAAERGIRDGALVWVTGPENNSKARVKALVTDRVGKGAAFMPFHFGGVFQGVDQRGNYPKGLDPIVVGESVNTITTYGYDPVTAMHEGKATLCQIAAA; encoded by the coding sequence ATGCTGATCAAGCGCAAATCCGCCGACGTCCAGCGCGGTCGCCTGCAGAGCGCCCTCGGGGGTCTCGCCTCCGGCGTGATGGATCGCCGCTCCTTCCTGCGCCGCTCCGGCCTGGTCGCCGGTGGCGTCGCGGCCGCAGGCGCCCTGCAGATCGGCGCCGTCCGCAAGGCCGAGGCCGCCGATTTCGGCCCGGCTACCGGCACCAAGATCGTCAAGAACATCTGCACGCATTGCTCGGTGGGCTGCACCGTCCGCGCCGAGGTCAATAACGGCGTCTGGGTGGGCCAGGAGCCAGCCTGGGAGAGCCCGATCAACCGCGGCAGCCATTGCGCCAAGGGCGCCTCGGTGCGCGAGCTCGTCCATGGCGACCGCCGCATCAAGTACCCGATGAAGCTGGTCGACGGGCAGTGGCAGCGCCTGTCCTGGGACCAGGCGGTCAACGAGATCGGCGACAAGATGATGGAGATCCGGGCCAAGTCCGGCGCCGATTCCGTCTACCTGCTCGGCTCCGCCAAGTTCTCCAACGAAGGCTCCTATCTGTTCCGCAAGTTCGCGGCCTTCTGGGGCACCAACAATGTCGACCATCAGGCGCGCATCTGCCACTCGACCACGGTCGCGGGCGTCGCGAACGTCTGGGGCTACGGCGCCATGACCAATTCCTATAACGACATCCGCAATTCGAAGACCGTGCTGTTCATGGGCTCGAACGCGGCTGAGGCGCATCCGGTCTCGATGCAGCACATCCTGACCGGCAAGGAGCAGCAGCGCGCCAACGTCATCGTCTTCGATCCGCGCCTGACCCGCACCGCGGCGCACGCCACCGACTATGTCCGCTTCCGCTCCGGCACCGACATCGCGGTGATCTGGGGCCTGATGTGGCACATCTTCAAGAACGGCTGGGAGGACAAGGCCTTCATCGCCGCGCGCGTCCACGGCATGGACGACGTCCGCAAGGAGGTCGAGAAATACGATCCCAAGACGGTCGAGGACATCACCGGGGTTCCCGGCGAGCAGATGAAGCGCGTCGCTGAGACCTTCGCCACGGTGAAGCCGGCGACCTTCGTCTGGTGCATGGGCGTGACGCAGCACTCGGTCGGCACGGCCAATGTCCGCGCCATCTGCACGCTCCTGCTGGCGACCGGCAATGTCGGCGCGCGCGGCACCGGCGCCAACATCTTCCGCGGCCACTGCAACGTCCAGGGCGCGACCGACTTCGGTTTGGATATCTCGAACCTGCCTTGCTATTACGGCCTGGTCGAAGGCGCCTGGCGCCATTGGGCCCGCGTCTGGGGCGTCGACTACGACTATTTCGTCTCGCGCTTCGACGAGGTTCCGGCCAAGGGCGGTCGCGCCGCCCGGAACCGCAAGCAGAACATGGAGACCTCGGGCCATACCTCGACCCGCTGGTTCGACGCTGCGAACCTGCCGGCCGAGCAGGTCGATCAGAAAGACAACCTCAAGGCCATGTTCGTCATGGGCCATGGCGGCAACACCATTCCGCGCATGCCCGATGCGGTGAAGGGTCTCGAGAAGCTCGAGCTGCTTGTCGTCTGCGATCCGCACCCGACCAATTTCGTCTCGCTCGGCGGGCGCAAGAACGGCACCTATATCCTGCCGGTCTGCACCCAGTTCGAGACCTCGGGCTCACGGACCTGTTCCAACCGCTCGGTGCAATGGGGCGAGAAGGTTGTCGAGCCGATCTTCGAATCCGCCAGCGACTACGCGGTCATCTACAAGCTCTCGCAGAAGCTCGGCTTCGCCACCGAGATGTTCCGACCCTACGAGATGGTCCAGGGCAAGATCGGGCTGGAGCCGACGGCTGAATCGATCCTCAGGGAGATCAACCGCGGCGGCTGGTCGACCGGCTATACCGGCCAGTCGCCCGAGCGTCTCAAGCTGCACATGGCGAACCAGGACAAGTTCGACATCGTGACGCTGCGCGGCGCCAAGGGCTCCCCGGTCGAGAACGATTTCTACGGCCTGCCCTGGCCGTGCTGGGGCACGCCCGAATACAAGCATCCCGGCACCCATATCCTCTACAACACCTCGCTCGCCGCCAAGGATGGCGGCGGCACCTTCCGCCCGCGCTTCGGCCTGACCCGCGAGCGCACGCTGCCCGATGGCAGCAAGGTCGAGGACACGCTGCTCGCCGAGGGCGGCTCCTACTCGCTCAACTCGGATATCAAGGACGGCTATCCCGAGTTCACCATGGGCGTGCTGAAGAAGCTCGGCTGGGACAAGGACCTGACGCCGGCGGAACTCGCGACGATCTCCTGGATCGGCGGCAACACGATCGACAACGTCTCCTGGTCGACCGACCTGTCGGGCGGCATCCAGCGCGTCGCGATGGAGCATGGCTGCGTGCCCTATGGCAACGGCAAGGCGAGGGCCAATGCCTGGAACCTGCCCGATCCGGTGCCGGTCCATCGCGAGCCGATCTACTCGCCGCGCGTCGACCTCGTGGCGAAGTGGCCGGCAAGGCCGGACGAGCGGACGCTGCGCATCCCGAACCTGCACACCTCGGTGCAGAAGGCGGCGGTCGAGAAGGGCATCGCCAAGTCCTTCCCGATCGTGCTGACCTCCGGCCGCCTCGTCGAGTACGAGGGCGGCGGCGAGGAGACCCGTTCGAACAAGTGGCTGGCCGAACTGCAGCAGGACATGTTCGTCGAGATCAACCCGGCGGACGCGGCCGAGCGCGGCATCAGGGATGGCGCCCTCGTCTGGGTGACCGGGCCTGAGAACAACTCCAAGGCCAGGGTCAAGGCGCTGGTCACCGACCGCGTCGGCAAGGGCGCCGCCTTCATGCCCTTCCATTTCGGCGGCGTCTTCCAGGGCGTCGATCAGCGCGGCAATTACCCGAAGGGTTTGGACCCGATCGTGGTCGGCGAGTCCGTCAACACCATCACCACCTATGGCTACGACCCCGTGACCGCCATGCACGAAGGCAAGGCCACGCTCTGCCAGATCGCGGCGGCGTGA
- the mobB gene encoding molybdopterin-guanine dinucleotide biosynthesis protein B, with protein MRVIGLAGWSGAGKTTLLIRLIPEFNRRGVMVSTIKHAHHAFDLDMPGKDSWAHRQAGASEVLISSAKRWALLHELRDEPELALPELLARLSPVDLVIVEGFKRDPHAKLEVYRAANGKPPLHPGDPSILAIASDTAFPDAGRPVIGLDDVPAIADCLFAQAQPLDAVLARAKEGL; from the coding sequence ATGCGTGTGATCGGACTGGCGGGCTGGAGCGGGGCCGGCAAGACGACCCTTCTCATCAGGCTGATCCCGGAATTCAACCGCCGGGGCGTCATGGTCTCGACGATCAAGCATGCCCATCATGCCTTCGACCTCGACATGCCCGGCAAGGATTCCTGGGCTCATCGGCAGGCCGGCGCCTCCGAGGTGCTGATCTCGTCGGCCAAACGCTGGGCGCTGCTGCACGAATTGCGCGACGAGCCCGAGCTTGCGCTGCCGGAGCTGCTGGCGCGGCTCTCTCCGGTCGATCTCGTCATCGTCGAGGGCTTCAAGCGCGATCCGCACGCCAAGCTCGAGGTTTATCGTGCAGCCAACGGTAAGCCGCCGCTGCACCCGGGCGACCCCAGCATCCTCGCGATCGCCAGCGACACCGCTTTTCCGGATGCCGGCCGGCCGGTGATCGGGCTCGACGACGTCCCCGCCATCGCCGATTGTCTCTTCGCGCAGGCGCAGCCGCTCGATGCTGTGCTGGCGCGGGCAAAAGAGGGTCTTTGA
- a CDS encoding formate dehydrogenase subunit gamma → MSLRAHLRFLVTALLLAVAVGLAQPGAAQQVNPTADSVKEKQFLDALKGNPSAELQGRITIPDTKAATLERPAGREWRVFHQNTMTKIGAVAVLGMLILLVAFYLFRGRIRIEGGPSGQTLTRFNGFERFVHWLTAACFIVLALSGLNVTFGKSLLLPLIGPEAFTNISIVAKWAHNYLAWPFMLGIALMFLIWIKDNIPSMIDVRWFAAGGGIVGNAHPPAKRFNGGQKIVFWTVVLGGAALGVSGVYLLFPATAGGVLNLQFWNVVHGIVGVLMMAAILAHIYIGTIGMEGAFDAMGSGEVDLNWAKEHHSLWVADEMRKGHVHPGKLQPAE, encoded by the coding sequence ATGTCGCTCCGCGCTCATCTCCGCTTCCTCGTCACGGCGCTGCTGCTGGCCGTCGCGGTCGGCCTTGCCCAGCCCGGCGCAGCCCAGCAGGTCAATCCGACCGCCGACTCGGTCAAGGAGAAGCAGTTCCTCGACGCGCTGAAGGGCAATCCCTCAGCCGAGCTGCAAGGTCGTATTACGATCCCGGACACCAAGGCGGCGACGCTTGAGCGTCCGGCCGGGCGCGAATGGCGCGTCTTCCATCAGAACACCATGACCAAGATCGGCGCGGTCGCCGTACTCGGCATGCTGATCCTGCTCGTCGCCTTCTATCTCTTCCGCGGCCGCATCCGGATCGAGGGCGGCCCATCCGGACAGACGCTGACGCGCTTCAACGGCTTCGAGCGCTTCGTCCATTGGCTGACCGCCGCCTGCTTCATCGTGCTGGCGCTGTCCGGGCTCAACGTCACCTTCGGCAAGTCGTTGTTGCTCCCGCTGATCGGGCCGGAGGCCTTCACCAACATCTCGATCGTCGCGAAATGGGCGCACAACTATCTCGCCTGGCCGTTCATGCTCGGCATCGCCCTGATGTTCCTGATCTGGATCAAGGACAATATCCCTTCGATGATCGATGTCCGCTGGTTCGCGGCCGGCGGCGGCATCGTCGGCAACGCCCACCCGCCAGCGAAGCGCTTCAATGGCGGCCAGAAGATCGTGTTCTGGACGGTGGTGCTCGGCGGCGCGGCGCTCGGGGTCTCGGGTGTTTACCTGCTCTTCCCGGCGACTGCTGGCGGTGTGCTCAACCTGCAATTCTGGAACGTGGTTCACGGTATCGTCGGCGTGCTGATGATGGCGGCAATCCTTGCCCACATCTATATCGGCACGATCGGCATGGAGGGCGCCTTCGATGCGATGGGCTCCGGCGAGGTCGATCTGAACTGGGCCAAGGAGCACCATTCGCTCTGGGTTGCCGACGAGATGCGCAAGGGCCACGTCCACCCCGGCAAGCTGCAGCCGGCCGAGTGA
- a CDS encoding formate dehydrogenase, giving the protein MSQKNKDAGLDRRNFFKALGAGATAAVAPVVVTPAAAVDPGKDETKARYRESEHVKDFYRVNRY; this is encoded by the coding sequence ATGTCGCAAAAGAACAAGGATGCGGGGCTCGACCGCCGCAACTTCTTCAAGGCGCTCGGCGCCGGCGCGACCGCAGCCGTCGCCCCTGTCGTGGTCACGCCTGCCGCCGCCGTCGATCCCGGCAAGGACGAGACCAAGGCGCGCTATCGCGAGAGCGAGCACGTCAAAGACTTCTACCGCGTCAACCGCTACTGA